One genomic window of Nicotiana sylvestris chromosome 10, ASM39365v2, whole genome shotgun sequence includes the following:
- the LOC138879170 gene encoding uncharacterized protein, with product MVDVMIKKANDTLVPMILAEIYQALIIYRARGRFFQGCATTTLDTRTSLSPCELAKEASYRAKISKLEGQIRDLKFDNSVQAAADEGEKNKLAQENKALRDQIQKMRIATKNQERSQADERLISGLRKKVIERQNDLEKSEASLARARAQLTKNAEGWAEFVRMLKRKYEGKVTDLKRKLTTFENEIAKQAKNFKAEMEHCYELISQLEEDMQQLQSQNHHDTQVLEPRTQ from the exons ATGGTCGACGTCATGATTAAGAAAGCTAACGACACTCTTGTTCCAATGATCTTAGCTGAGATTTACCAAGCCTTAATCATCTACCGAGCAAGGGGAAGATTCTTCCAGGGTTGTGCTACTACAACTTTGGATACAAGAACATCTTTGTCACCGTGTGAG CTGGCGAAAGAGGCAAGCTATAGGGCCAAGATAAGTAAATTggagggacaaatcagggacctcaaatttgACAATAGTGTACAAGCTGCTGCCGACGAAGGGGAAAAGAACAAGCTGGCTCAAGAAAACAAAGCCCTTAGAGATCAAATCCAGAAAATGAGAATAGCTACTAAGAACCAGGAAAGAAGCCAagcagatgaaaggcttataagtggTCTTAGAAAGAAAGTAATCGAGCGTCAAAATGACTTGGAAAAATCTGAGGCTAGTCTAGCAAGAGCCCGAGCACAGCTGACAAAGAATGCAGAAGGATGGGCGGAGTTTGTACGGAtgttgaaaagaaaatatgagggaaAAGTCACAGATTTGAAGAGGAAGCTCACTACCTTCGAAAATGAGATAGCCAAACAAGCTAAGAACTTTAAAGCAGAAATGGAACATTGCTACGAATTGATATCCCAGCtggaggaagatatgcaacagttgCAAAGTCAAAACCATCATGACACCCAAGTGCTAGAACCTAGGACTCAGTAA